Proteins from a genomic interval of Gossypium hirsutum isolate 1008001.06 chromosome A09, Gossypium_hirsutum_v2.1, whole genome shotgun sequence:
- the LOC107889582 gene encoding phosphoglycerate kinase, cytosolic isoform X1: protein MSPVLKTVQTTLSLNKLSSSNYPRKEKKLLQHGSCSFPINNVQLSFRGGFEVVSNVNRSHKEKTCLYDEGELEALPHVQTLREFPREELVAKVVMVRFDSTILLGEKLDLSSQSASKALYTIKYLHECGAKVILMSEWSRKINPKLLDAQAVADILSSVLQLNVIALRCISCKSPLRREDLQKADIFLLENLSEYKEEVANCSKFAELLSSEVDILVNDSFCQSHKVLASTVGVARFCYASMAGFSFEENLHQLKKIAKTKKKPYLAVIGGGNLKRNAAALQFLASRCDALVFVGQMSFQIMSALGHSIPTNLVERDAHKAALDIVQFAHDKNVLMSYPKDFWCTNQHLPTELEVFPAHGVSASWLPVDLGPRSLEEIYSLVTNSKKIIWIGPVKFSSSKPCTVGTSKLAQMLCKQSQCECEITIVGSTARKVIKNESNSLSSFNVLENASVVWEFLKEQKLPGVMSLDRAYPFEIDWSVAYHDASQPLVVDIGSGNGLFIMGMAQNRKDLNFLGLEINGKLVRRCLDSVHQSGIRNASESSPCCFGHMCRYFIGSNATTTFRSIVSSYPGELVLVSVQCPNPDFNKPENRWSMLQRSLIEAVADLLASKGKVFLQSDVEAVAMRMKEQFLQYGKGKLHLSHDQYNIRINGNAWLEENPFGIHSDWEQHVIDRGAPMYRLMLSKSTGS, encoded by the exons ATGAGTCCAGTTTTGAAGACAGTCCAGACAACTCTTTCATTAAACAAGTTGAGTTCCAGCAATTATCCTAGGAAAGAAAAGAAGTTGCTTCAACATGGGTCATGCTCTTTTCCAATAAATAACGTCCAATTATCTTTCCGAG GTGGTTTCGAGGTTGTAAGTAATGTTAACAGGTCACATAAAGAAAAG ACTTGTCTCTATGATGAAGGAGAATTGGAGGCCTTGCCACACGTACAAACTCTTAGAGAGTTTCCTCGAGAGGAGCTTGTTGCAAAAGTTGTTATGGTGAGATTTGATTCTACCATTTTGCTTGGAGAAAAACTGGATTTGAGTTCTCAGTCTGCTTCGAAAGCACTGTACACCATTAAGTACTTACACGAATGTGGGGCTAAAGTAATTCTCATGAGTGAATGGAGTAGGAAAATCAATCCCAAACTTCTTGATGCACAAGCTGTTGCAG ATATCTTGTCATCTGTTCTCCAGCTCAATGTTATTGCTTTAAGATGCATTTCTTGCAAATCACCACTGAGGAGGGAAGACCTACAGAAAGCAGACATCTTTTTGCTTGAGAATCTTTCTGAATATAAAGAGGAAGTTGCCAACTGTTCAAAGTTTGCTGAACTTTTATCATCAGAAGTTGATATTCTTGTTAATGACTCATTTTGTCAGTCTCATAAAGTTCTCGCATCAACAGTTGGTGTTGCTCGTTTTTGCTATGCCTCTATGGCTGGTTTTTCCTTTGAAGAAAACCTTCATCAGCTAAAGAAGATTGCAAAAACTAAGAAAAAACCATATCTCGCAGtt ATTGGAGGAGGCAATCTCAAGCGCAACGCAGCGGCTTTACAATTTTTAGCATCTAGATGTGATGCATTGGTCTTTGTTGGACAAATGTCCTTTCAGATAATGAGTGCTTTAGGACACAGTATTCCTACTAATCTGGTGGAACGTGATGCCCATAAAGCCGCTTTAGACATTGTTCAGTTTGCACATGATAAGAACGTTCTCATGTCATATCCCAAAGATTTTTGGTGCACAAATCAGCATCTTCCTACGGAATTGGAAGTTTTTCCTGCTCATGGAGTTTCAGCTA GTTGGCTACCTGTTGATCTTGGACCTAGGTCATTGGAAGAAATATATTCTTTGGTAACAAACTCCAAG AAGATTATATGGATTGGTCCAGTGAAATTCAGTTCCTCCAAACCTTGCACAGTTGGAACTTCTAAATTGGCTCAGATGCTTTGCAAACAGAGTCAATGTGAATGTGAGATAACAATTGTTGGGAGTACAGCAcgtaaagtaataaaaaatgaatcaaaCTCTTTATCTTCTTTCAATGTGCTAGAAAATGCTTCAGTTGTATGGGAGTTTCTCAAAGAACAAAAGCTGCCTGGTGTCATGTCCTTAGATAGA GCATACCCATTTGAGATTGACTGGAGTGTGGCCTATCATGATGCATCCCAACCTTTGGTTGTTGATATTGGAAGCG GCAATGGACTCTTTATCATGGGAATGGCCCAAAACAGGAAGGATCTGAATTTTCTTGGTTTGGAGATTAATGGAAAG CTTGTAAGACGTTGTCTGGATTCTGTTCATCAATCTGGCATAAGAAACGC TTCAGAATCATCACCATGTTGCTTCGGTCATATGTGTAGATACTTTATTGGTTCAAATGCAACAACGACATTCCGTTCCATTGTCTCCAGTTACCCAGGAGAATTGGTTCTTGTTTCAGTTCAG TGTCCAAACCCGGATTTTAACAAACCAGAAAATAGGTGGAGCATGCTGCAAAGGTCGTTAATTGAAGCAGTGGCTGATCTTCTTGCATCTAAGGGGAAG GTCTTTCTGCAATCTGATGTCGAAGCAGTTGCTATGAGAATGAAAGAACAGTTTCTGCAGTACGGAAAGGGCAAACTTCATCTTTCGCATGATCAATACAATATAAGAATCAATGGAAATGCATGGCTCGAGGAGAACCCATTTGGCATTCATTCGGACTGGGAGCAACATGTTATAGATAGAGGCGCTCCTATGTACAGATTAATGCTTTCCAAATCAACTGGCTCTTGA
- the LOC107889582 gene encoding phosphoglycerate kinase, cytosolic isoform X2 — MSPVLKTVQTTLSLNKLSSSNYPRKEKKLLQHGSCSFPINNVQLSFRGGFEVVSNVNRSHKEKTCLYDEGELEALPHVQTLREFPREELVAKVVMVRFDSTILLGEKLDLSSQSASKALYTIKYLHECGAKVILMSEWSRKINPKLLDAQAVADILSSVLQLNVIALRCISCKSPLRREDLQKADIFLLENLSEYKEEVANCSKFAELLSSEVDILVNDSFCQSHKVLASTVGVARFCYASMAGFSFEENLHQLKKIAKTKKKPYLAVIGGGNLKRNAAALQFLASRCDALVFVGQMSFQIMSALGHSIPTNLVERDAHKAALDIVQFAHDKNVLMSYPKDFWCTNQHLPTELEVFPAHGVSASWLPVDLGPRSLEEIYSLVTNSKKIIWIGPVKFSSSKPCTVGTSKLAQMLCKQSQCECEITIVGSTARKVIKNESNSLSSFNVLENASVVWEFLKEQKLPGVMSLDRAYPFEIDWSVAYHDASQPLVVDIGSGNGLFIMGMAQNRKDLNFLGLEINGKLVRRCLDSVHQSGIRNAYFIGSNATTTFRSIVSSYPGELVLVSVQCPNPDFNKPENRWSMLQRSLIEAVADLLASKGKVFLQSDVEAVAMRMKEQFLQYGKGKLHLSHDQYNIRINGNAWLEENPFGIHSDWEQHVIDRGAPMYRLMLSKSTGS; from the exons ATGAGTCCAGTTTTGAAGACAGTCCAGACAACTCTTTCATTAAACAAGTTGAGTTCCAGCAATTATCCTAGGAAAGAAAAGAAGTTGCTTCAACATGGGTCATGCTCTTTTCCAATAAATAACGTCCAATTATCTTTCCGAG GTGGTTTCGAGGTTGTAAGTAATGTTAACAGGTCACATAAAGAAAAG ACTTGTCTCTATGATGAAGGAGAATTGGAGGCCTTGCCACACGTACAAACTCTTAGAGAGTTTCCTCGAGAGGAGCTTGTTGCAAAAGTTGTTATGGTGAGATTTGATTCTACCATTTTGCTTGGAGAAAAACTGGATTTGAGTTCTCAGTCTGCTTCGAAAGCACTGTACACCATTAAGTACTTACACGAATGTGGGGCTAAAGTAATTCTCATGAGTGAATGGAGTAGGAAAATCAATCCCAAACTTCTTGATGCACAAGCTGTTGCAG ATATCTTGTCATCTGTTCTCCAGCTCAATGTTATTGCTTTAAGATGCATTTCTTGCAAATCACCACTGAGGAGGGAAGACCTACAGAAAGCAGACATCTTTTTGCTTGAGAATCTTTCTGAATATAAAGAGGAAGTTGCCAACTGTTCAAAGTTTGCTGAACTTTTATCATCAGAAGTTGATATTCTTGTTAATGACTCATTTTGTCAGTCTCATAAAGTTCTCGCATCAACAGTTGGTGTTGCTCGTTTTTGCTATGCCTCTATGGCTGGTTTTTCCTTTGAAGAAAACCTTCATCAGCTAAAGAAGATTGCAAAAACTAAGAAAAAACCATATCTCGCAGtt ATTGGAGGAGGCAATCTCAAGCGCAACGCAGCGGCTTTACAATTTTTAGCATCTAGATGTGATGCATTGGTCTTTGTTGGACAAATGTCCTTTCAGATAATGAGTGCTTTAGGACACAGTATTCCTACTAATCTGGTGGAACGTGATGCCCATAAAGCCGCTTTAGACATTGTTCAGTTTGCACATGATAAGAACGTTCTCATGTCATATCCCAAAGATTTTTGGTGCACAAATCAGCATCTTCCTACGGAATTGGAAGTTTTTCCTGCTCATGGAGTTTCAGCTA GTTGGCTACCTGTTGATCTTGGACCTAGGTCATTGGAAGAAATATATTCTTTGGTAACAAACTCCAAG AAGATTATATGGATTGGTCCAGTGAAATTCAGTTCCTCCAAACCTTGCACAGTTGGAACTTCTAAATTGGCTCAGATGCTTTGCAAACAGAGTCAATGTGAATGTGAGATAACAATTGTTGGGAGTACAGCAcgtaaagtaataaaaaatgaatcaaaCTCTTTATCTTCTTTCAATGTGCTAGAAAATGCTTCAGTTGTATGGGAGTTTCTCAAAGAACAAAAGCTGCCTGGTGTCATGTCCTTAGATAGA GCATACCCATTTGAGATTGACTGGAGTGTGGCCTATCATGATGCATCCCAACCTTTGGTTGTTGATATTGGAAGCG GCAATGGACTCTTTATCATGGGAATGGCCCAAAACAGGAAGGATCTGAATTTTCTTGGTTTGGAGATTAATGGAAAG CTTGTAAGACGTTGTCTGGATTCTGTTCATCAATCTGGCATAAGAAACGC ATACTTTATTGGTTCAAATGCAACAACGACATTCCGTTCCATTGTCTCCAGTTACCCAGGAGAATTGGTTCTTGTTTCAGTTCAG TGTCCAAACCCGGATTTTAACAAACCAGAAAATAGGTGGAGCATGCTGCAAAGGTCGTTAATTGAAGCAGTGGCTGATCTTCTTGCATCTAAGGGGAAG GTCTTTCTGCAATCTGATGTCGAAGCAGTTGCTATGAGAATGAAAGAACAGTTTCTGCAGTACGGAAAGGGCAAACTTCATCTTTCGCATGATCAATACAATATAAGAATCAATGGAAATGCATGGCTCGAGGAGAACCCATTTGGCATTCATTCGGACTGGGAGCAACATGTTATAGATAGAGGCGCTCCTATGTACAGATTAATGCTTTCCAAATCAACTGGCTCTTGA
- the LOC107889582 gene encoding phosphoglycerate kinase isoform X3 codes for MSPVLKTVQTTLSLNKLSSSNYPRKEKKLLQHGSCSFPINNVQLSFRGGFEVVSNVNRSHKEKTCLYDEGELEALPHVQTLREFPREELVAKVVMVRFDSTILLGEKLDLSSQSASKALYTIKYLHECGAKVILMSEWSRKINPKLLDAQAVADILSSVLQLNVIALRCISCKSPLRREDLQKADIFLLENLSEYKEEVANCSKFAELLSSEVDILVNDSFCQSHKVLASTVGVARFCYASMAGFSFEENLHQLKKIAKTKKKPYLAVIGGGNLKRNAAALQFLASRCDALVFVGQMSFQIMSALGHSIPTNLVERDAHKAALDIVQFAHDKNVLMSYPKDFWCTNQHLPTELEVFPAHGVSASWLPVDLGPRSLEEIYSLVTNSKAYPFEIDWSVAYHDASQPLVVDIGSGNGLFIMGMAQNRKDLNFLGLEINGKLVRRCLDSVHQSGIRNASESSPCCFGHMCRYFIGSNATTTFRSIVSSYPGELVLVSVQCPNPDFNKPENRWSMLQRSLIEAVADLLASKGKVFLQSDVEAVAMRMKEQFLQYGKGKLHLSHDQYNIRINGNAWLEENPFGIHSDWEQHVIDRGAPMYRLMLSKSTGS; via the exons ATGAGTCCAGTTTTGAAGACAGTCCAGACAACTCTTTCATTAAACAAGTTGAGTTCCAGCAATTATCCTAGGAAAGAAAAGAAGTTGCTTCAACATGGGTCATGCTCTTTTCCAATAAATAACGTCCAATTATCTTTCCGAG GTGGTTTCGAGGTTGTAAGTAATGTTAACAGGTCACATAAAGAAAAG ACTTGTCTCTATGATGAAGGAGAATTGGAGGCCTTGCCACACGTACAAACTCTTAGAGAGTTTCCTCGAGAGGAGCTTGTTGCAAAAGTTGTTATGGTGAGATTTGATTCTACCATTTTGCTTGGAGAAAAACTGGATTTGAGTTCTCAGTCTGCTTCGAAAGCACTGTACACCATTAAGTACTTACACGAATGTGGGGCTAAAGTAATTCTCATGAGTGAATGGAGTAGGAAAATCAATCCCAAACTTCTTGATGCACAAGCTGTTGCAG ATATCTTGTCATCTGTTCTCCAGCTCAATGTTATTGCTTTAAGATGCATTTCTTGCAAATCACCACTGAGGAGGGAAGACCTACAGAAAGCAGACATCTTTTTGCTTGAGAATCTTTCTGAATATAAAGAGGAAGTTGCCAACTGTTCAAAGTTTGCTGAACTTTTATCATCAGAAGTTGATATTCTTGTTAATGACTCATTTTGTCAGTCTCATAAAGTTCTCGCATCAACAGTTGGTGTTGCTCGTTTTTGCTATGCCTCTATGGCTGGTTTTTCCTTTGAAGAAAACCTTCATCAGCTAAAGAAGATTGCAAAAACTAAGAAAAAACCATATCTCGCAGtt ATTGGAGGAGGCAATCTCAAGCGCAACGCAGCGGCTTTACAATTTTTAGCATCTAGATGTGATGCATTGGTCTTTGTTGGACAAATGTCCTTTCAGATAATGAGTGCTTTAGGACACAGTATTCCTACTAATCTGGTGGAACGTGATGCCCATAAAGCCGCTTTAGACATTGTTCAGTTTGCACATGATAAGAACGTTCTCATGTCATATCCCAAAGATTTTTGGTGCACAAATCAGCATCTTCCTACGGAATTGGAAGTTTTTCCTGCTCATGGAGTTTCAGCTA GTTGGCTACCTGTTGATCTTGGACCTAGGTCATTGGAAGAAATATATTCTTTGGTAACAAACTCCAAG GCATACCCATTTGAGATTGACTGGAGTGTGGCCTATCATGATGCATCCCAACCTTTGGTTGTTGATATTGGAAGCG GCAATGGACTCTTTATCATGGGAATGGCCCAAAACAGGAAGGATCTGAATTTTCTTGGTTTGGAGATTAATGGAAAG CTTGTAAGACGTTGTCTGGATTCTGTTCATCAATCTGGCATAAGAAACGC TTCAGAATCATCACCATGTTGCTTCGGTCATATGTGTAGATACTTTATTGGTTCAAATGCAACAACGACATTCCGTTCCATTGTCTCCAGTTACCCAGGAGAATTGGTTCTTGTTTCAGTTCAG TGTCCAAACCCGGATTTTAACAAACCAGAAAATAGGTGGAGCATGCTGCAAAGGTCGTTAATTGAAGCAGTGGCTGATCTTCTTGCATCTAAGGGGAAG GTCTTTCTGCAATCTGATGTCGAAGCAGTTGCTATGAGAATGAAAGAACAGTTTCTGCAGTACGGAAAGGGCAAACTTCATCTTTCGCATGATCAATACAATATAAGAATCAATGGAAATGCATGGCTCGAGGAGAACCCATTTGGCATTCATTCGGACTGGGAGCAACATGTTATAGATAGAGGCGCTCCTATGTACAGATTAATGCTTTCCAAATCAACTGGCTCTTGA
- the LOC107889582 gene encoding phosphoglycerate kinase isoform X7 gives MSPVLKTVQTTLSLNKLSSSNYPRKEKKLLQHGSCSFPINNVQLSFRGELEALPHVQTLREFPREELVAKVVMVRFDSTILLGEKLDLSSQSASKALYTIKYLHECGAKVILMSEWSRKINPKLLDAQAVADILSSVLQLNVIALRCISCKSPLRREDLQKADIFLLENLSEYKEEVANCSKFAELLSSEVDILVNDSFCQSHKVLASTVGVARFCYASMAGFSFEENLHQLKKIAKTKKKPYLAVIGGGNLKRNAAALQFLASRCDALVFVGQMSFQIMSALGHSIPTNLVERDAHKAALDIVQFAHDKNVLMSYPKDFWCTNQHLPTELEVFPAHGVSASWLPVDLGPRSLEEIYSLVTNSKAYPFEIDWSVAYHDASQPLVVDIGSGNGLFIMGMAQNRKDLNFLGLEINGKLVRRCLDSVHQSGIRNAYFIGSNATTTFRSIVSSYPGELVLVSVQCPNPDFNKPENRWSMLQRSLIEAVADLLASKGKVFLQSDVEAVAMRMKEQFLQYGKGKLHLSHDQYNIRINGNAWLEENPFGIHSDWEQHVIDRGAPMYRLMLSKSTGS, from the exons ATGAGTCCAGTTTTGAAGACAGTCCAGACAACTCTTTCATTAAACAAGTTGAGTTCCAGCAATTATCCTAGGAAAGAAAAGAAGTTGCTTCAACATGGGTCATGCTCTTTTCCAATAAATAACGTCCAATTATCTTTCCGAG GAGAATTGGAGGCCTTGCCACACGTACAAACTCTTAGAGAGTTTCCTCGAGAGGAGCTTGTTGCAAAAGTTGTTATGGTGAGATTTGATTCTACCATTTTGCTTGGAGAAAAACTGGATTTGAGTTCTCAGTCTGCTTCGAAAGCACTGTACACCATTAAGTACTTACACGAATGTGGGGCTAAAGTAATTCTCATGAGTGAATGGAGTAGGAAAATCAATCCCAAACTTCTTGATGCACAAGCTGTTGCAG ATATCTTGTCATCTGTTCTCCAGCTCAATGTTATTGCTTTAAGATGCATTTCTTGCAAATCACCACTGAGGAGGGAAGACCTACAGAAAGCAGACATCTTTTTGCTTGAGAATCTTTCTGAATATAAAGAGGAAGTTGCCAACTGTTCAAAGTTTGCTGAACTTTTATCATCAGAAGTTGATATTCTTGTTAATGACTCATTTTGTCAGTCTCATAAAGTTCTCGCATCAACAGTTGGTGTTGCTCGTTTTTGCTATGCCTCTATGGCTGGTTTTTCCTTTGAAGAAAACCTTCATCAGCTAAAGAAGATTGCAAAAACTAAGAAAAAACCATATCTCGCAGtt ATTGGAGGAGGCAATCTCAAGCGCAACGCAGCGGCTTTACAATTTTTAGCATCTAGATGTGATGCATTGGTCTTTGTTGGACAAATGTCCTTTCAGATAATGAGTGCTTTAGGACACAGTATTCCTACTAATCTGGTGGAACGTGATGCCCATAAAGCCGCTTTAGACATTGTTCAGTTTGCACATGATAAGAACGTTCTCATGTCATATCCCAAAGATTTTTGGTGCACAAATCAGCATCTTCCTACGGAATTGGAAGTTTTTCCTGCTCATGGAGTTTCAGCTA GTTGGCTACCTGTTGATCTTGGACCTAGGTCATTGGAAGAAATATATTCTTTGGTAACAAACTCCAAG GCATACCCATTTGAGATTGACTGGAGTGTGGCCTATCATGATGCATCCCAACCTTTGGTTGTTGATATTGGAAGCG GCAATGGACTCTTTATCATGGGAATGGCCCAAAACAGGAAGGATCTGAATTTTCTTGGTTTGGAGATTAATGGAAAG CTTGTAAGACGTTGTCTGGATTCTGTTCATCAATCTGGCATAAGAAACGC ATACTTTATTGGTTCAAATGCAACAACGACATTCCGTTCCATTGTCTCCAGTTACCCAGGAGAATTGGTTCTTGTTTCAGTTCAG TGTCCAAACCCGGATTTTAACAAACCAGAAAATAGGTGGAGCATGCTGCAAAGGTCGTTAATTGAAGCAGTGGCTGATCTTCTTGCATCTAAGGGGAAG GTCTTTCTGCAATCTGATGTCGAAGCAGTTGCTATGAGAATGAAAGAACAGTTTCTGCAGTACGGAAAGGGCAAACTTCATCTTTCGCATGATCAATACAATATAAGAATCAATGGAAATGCATGGCTCGAGGAGAACCCATTTGGCATTCATTCGGACTGGGAGCAACATGTTATAGATAGAGGCGCTCCTATGTACAGATTAATGCTTTCCAAATCAACTGGCTCTTGA
- the LOC107889582 gene encoding phosphoglycerate kinase isoform X4: MSPVLKTVQTTLSLNKLSSSNYPRKEKKLLQHGSCSFPINNVQLSFRGGFEVVSNVNRSHKEKTCLYDEGELEALPHVQTLREFPREELVAKVVMVRFDSTILLGEKLDLSSQSASKALYTIKYLHECGAKVILMSEWSRKINPKLLDAQAVADILSSVLQLNVIALRCISCKSPLRREDLQKADIFLLENLSEYKEEVANCSKFAELLSSEVDILVNDSFCQSHKVLASTVGVARFCYASMAGFSFEENLHQLKKIAKTKKKPYLAVIGGGNLKRNAAALQFLASRCDALVFVGQMSFQIMSALGHSIPTNLVERDAHKAALDIVQFAHDKNVLMSYPKDFWCTNQHLPTELEVFPAHGVSASWLPVDLGPRSLEEIYSLVTNSKAYPFEIDWSVAYHDASQPLVVDIGSGNGLFIMGMAQNRKDLNFLGLEINGKLVRRCLDSVHQSGIRNAYFIGSNATTTFRSIVSSYPGELVLVSVQCPNPDFNKPENRWSMLQRSLIEAVADLLASKGKVFLQSDVEAVAMRMKEQFLQYGKGKLHLSHDQYNIRINGNAWLEENPFGIHSDWEQHVIDRGAPMYRLMLSKSTGS; the protein is encoded by the exons ATGAGTCCAGTTTTGAAGACAGTCCAGACAACTCTTTCATTAAACAAGTTGAGTTCCAGCAATTATCCTAGGAAAGAAAAGAAGTTGCTTCAACATGGGTCATGCTCTTTTCCAATAAATAACGTCCAATTATCTTTCCGAG GTGGTTTCGAGGTTGTAAGTAATGTTAACAGGTCACATAAAGAAAAG ACTTGTCTCTATGATGAAGGAGAATTGGAGGCCTTGCCACACGTACAAACTCTTAGAGAGTTTCCTCGAGAGGAGCTTGTTGCAAAAGTTGTTATGGTGAGATTTGATTCTACCATTTTGCTTGGAGAAAAACTGGATTTGAGTTCTCAGTCTGCTTCGAAAGCACTGTACACCATTAAGTACTTACACGAATGTGGGGCTAAAGTAATTCTCATGAGTGAATGGAGTAGGAAAATCAATCCCAAACTTCTTGATGCACAAGCTGTTGCAG ATATCTTGTCATCTGTTCTCCAGCTCAATGTTATTGCTTTAAGATGCATTTCTTGCAAATCACCACTGAGGAGGGAAGACCTACAGAAAGCAGACATCTTTTTGCTTGAGAATCTTTCTGAATATAAAGAGGAAGTTGCCAACTGTTCAAAGTTTGCTGAACTTTTATCATCAGAAGTTGATATTCTTGTTAATGACTCATTTTGTCAGTCTCATAAAGTTCTCGCATCAACAGTTGGTGTTGCTCGTTTTTGCTATGCCTCTATGGCTGGTTTTTCCTTTGAAGAAAACCTTCATCAGCTAAAGAAGATTGCAAAAACTAAGAAAAAACCATATCTCGCAGtt ATTGGAGGAGGCAATCTCAAGCGCAACGCAGCGGCTTTACAATTTTTAGCATCTAGATGTGATGCATTGGTCTTTGTTGGACAAATGTCCTTTCAGATAATGAGTGCTTTAGGACACAGTATTCCTACTAATCTGGTGGAACGTGATGCCCATAAAGCCGCTTTAGACATTGTTCAGTTTGCACATGATAAGAACGTTCTCATGTCATATCCCAAAGATTTTTGGTGCACAAATCAGCATCTTCCTACGGAATTGGAAGTTTTTCCTGCTCATGGAGTTTCAGCTA GTTGGCTACCTGTTGATCTTGGACCTAGGTCATTGGAAGAAATATATTCTTTGGTAACAAACTCCAAG GCATACCCATTTGAGATTGACTGGAGTGTGGCCTATCATGATGCATCCCAACCTTTGGTTGTTGATATTGGAAGCG GCAATGGACTCTTTATCATGGGAATGGCCCAAAACAGGAAGGATCTGAATTTTCTTGGTTTGGAGATTAATGGAAAG CTTGTAAGACGTTGTCTGGATTCTGTTCATCAATCTGGCATAAGAAACGC ATACTTTATTGGTTCAAATGCAACAACGACATTCCGTTCCATTGTCTCCAGTTACCCAGGAGAATTGGTTCTTGTTTCAGTTCAG TGTCCAAACCCGGATTTTAACAAACCAGAAAATAGGTGGAGCATGCTGCAAAGGTCGTTAATTGAAGCAGTGGCTGATCTTCTTGCATCTAAGGGGAAG GTCTTTCTGCAATCTGATGTCGAAGCAGTTGCTATGAGAATGAAAGAACAGTTTCTGCAGTACGGAAAGGGCAAACTTCATCTTTCGCATGATCAATACAATATAAGAATCAATGGAAATGCATGGCTCGAGGAGAACCCATTTGGCATTCATTCGGACTGGGAGCAACATGTTATAGATAGAGGCGCTCCTATGTACAGATTAATGCTTTCCAAATCAACTGGCTCTTGA